One genomic segment of Helicobacter enhydrae includes these proteins:
- a CDS encoding c-type cytochrome, with protein sequence MKKIVALCALGLASMLFAEAPAVFKKCVACHGADGKKVGVAPKAIAGLPKEEVIKFLNGYKNKTIKTPKAAIMYAQAKNLSDADIAALADYLSALK encoded by the coding sequence ATGAAAAAAATCGTTGCTCTATGTGCATTGGGTTTGGCTTCTATGCTTTTTGCTGAGGCTCCAGCAGTTTTCAAAAAATGCGTAGCTTGTCATGGTGCTGATGGGAAAAAAGTAGGTGTAGCTCCAAAAGCTATTGCAGGGTTACCAAAAGAGGAAGTTATTAAATTCCTAAATGGTTACAAAAACAAAACAATCAAAACTCCAAAAGCAGCAATCATGTATGCTCAAGCGAAAAACTTGTCAGATGCAGACATTGCCGCTCTAGCTGATTATCTTTCAGCACTCAAGTAA
- a CDS encoding FAD-binding oxidoreductase, with amino-acid sequence MKLLPSHIDTFRQIVGAENVCADSLHLYAYSFDSTRLVQQPDCVIFPQNQEQISQILIYCNQHHIPVTPRGAGSGMSGGAINDGVILALQKHLNRILEIDTQNLTVTLQPGVINAHLNEALGQYGLFFPPDPASQNFSTIGGNLAQNAGGMNAVKYGVSKDYVLSLQVVIGNGDILTIGHNTLKDVAGYNLTQLFCGSAGTLGIITQATLKLKPILPHSRSILIGFSSFHTLSQTSTQILASAITPEAMEFLDSLIIQALNTQYHIYPQNAQAILIIKLSATFQEELELQTHQIQTIFKTQHPLFVQIASTPAEEEQIWFGRKNASQATNLYGVKKLNEDITIPKNQVANFLQEVYKIGECYGFKIPCFGHIGDGNIHTNIMLANQTDLEKGKQAVQEVFALALKLGGTLSGEHGIGLTKSAFMPLAFSQTHLEIFKQIKKIFDPNSILNPNKMLP; translated from the coding sequence ATGAAGCTCCTTCCATCACATATCGATACTTTTAGGCAAATTGTCGGGGCGGAAAATGTCTGTGCTGATTCACTGCATTTGTATGCCTACAGCTTTGATAGCACGAGGTTAGTCCAACAGCCCGATTGCGTCATTTTCCCACAAAATCAAGAGCAAATCAGCCAAATCCTCATCTATTGCAATCAGCACCATATCCCAGTCACACCGCGGGGAGCGGGGAGCGGAATGAGCGGTGGAGCAATCAATGATGGTGTGATCCTTGCTTTGCAAAAACATCTCAATCGCATTCTAGAGATTGACACTCAAAACCTCACCGTCACATTGCAACCGGGGGTCATCAACGCCCACCTCAATGAGGCTTTAGGGCAATACGGATTGTTTTTCCCCCCTGATCCTGCAAGCCAAAACTTCAGCACCATAGGAGGAAATCTTGCACAAAATGCAGGGGGAATGAATGCAGTCAAATACGGAGTGAGCAAAGACTATGTTTTGAGTTTGCAAGTTGTCATCGGCAATGGCGACATCCTAACAATCGGGCACAACACCCTCAAAGATGTTGCCGGTTACAATCTCACACAGCTTTTTTGTGGGAGTGCGGGGACACTAGGCATCATCACACAAGCCACGCTCAAGCTCAAACCCATACTCCCCCACTCCAGATCGATCCTTATTGGCTTCTCTAGCTTCCACACCCTCTCCCAAACATCCACCCAAATCCTAGCCTCCGCCATCACCCCTGAGGCAATGGAGTTTTTGGATTCTCTGATTATCCAAGCCCTCAACACCCAATACCACATTTACCCTCAAAACGCACAAGCCATCCTGATCATCAAGCTCAGTGCGACATTTCAAGAAGAGCTTGAGCTTCAGACCCACCAAATCCAAACCATTTTCAAAACCCAACATCCACTTTTTGTGCAAATCGCCTCAACTCCTGCAGAGGAGGAGCAAATCTGGTTTGGACGCAAAAATGCCTCACAAGCAACCAATCTCTATGGTGTCAAAAAACTCAATGAAGACATCACGATCCCTAAGAATCAAGTTGCAAACTTTTTGCAAGAAGTGTATAAAATCGGGGAGTGCTATGGCTTCAAAATCCCCTGCTTTGGTCATATTGGTGATGGCAATATCCACACCAACATAATGCTCGCCAATCAGACAGATTTGGAAAAAGGCAAACAGGCTGTCCAAGAGGTGTTTGCCCTCGCTCTCAAGCTTGGCGGCACCTTGAGTGGAGAACACGGGATTGGGCTGACCAAATCTGCTTTTATGCCCCTAGCCTTCTCTCAAACCCATCTTGAGATTTTCAAACAAATCAAAAAAATCTTTGATCCCAACTCTATCCTCAACCCCAACAAAATGCTTCCTTGA
- a CDS encoding plasminogen-binding N-terminal domain-containing protein produces the protein MKSLWVLPILLLSVFAIGTKPIKLEITQVDEKNHTITLKKSDEILVGESGIVIHDIGATIISNTIYVTKIDTDSIQADYVPFTLLEQKYLPTPVVKPKVGDSVVLRSFYSRGFIVAPNQQVYEQIKNLYSNIHFVNSDLMIADVGDQGIVNASKKAFQQVCKTYSVGLLAVYNSSGLHLLDCQSFQILQTQALSNPSPEAKQYPFFARVEAKSFWDFLKRKKDYYAIYDALIK, from the coding sequence ATGAAATCTCTTTGGGTGTTGCCTATACTTTTGCTCTCTGTTTTTGCCATCGGAACCAAACCCATCAAACTAGAGATCACACAAGTTGATGAAAAAAATCACACCATCACATTAAAAAAATCTGATGAGATTTTGGTGGGAGAGAGTGGGATCGTGATCCACGATATCGGTGCCACCATCATTTCCAACACAATCTATGTCACCAAGATAGATACCGATAGCATCCAAGCCGATTATGTGCCTTTCACTCTTTTGGAGCAAAAATACCTACCCACGCCAGTTGTCAAGCCAAAAGTCGGCGATTCTGTCGTGTTGCGTAGTTTTTATTCAAGAGGCTTCATCGTAGCACCCAATCAGCAGGTTTATGAGCAAATCAAAAACCTATACTCCAATATACATTTTGTCAATTCTGATCTAATGATTGCCGATGTTGGAGATCAAGGCATTGTCAATGCGAGCAAAAAGGCATTCCAACAAGTATGCAAAACCTATAGCGTTGGGCTACTTGCAGTCTATAACTCCAGCGGATTGCATCTACTAGACTGCCAAAGCTTCCAAATCTTGCAAACCCAAGCACTCTCCAACCCATCGCCTGAAGCGAAGCAATACCCATTCTTCGCACGCGTTGAAGCCAAAAGCTTTTGGGATTTTCTCAAAAGAAAAAAAGACTATTATGCGATTTATGACGCTCTCATCAAATGA
- a CDS encoding peptidoglycan DD-metalloendopeptidase family protein — protein sequence MRHLILIFCFYLFSYGAIGENRVWQNGYTFLKFLEDNKIPLRLYYNLPAEDQELSAEIYAGVEYQVLKNENNELLQALIPIGDDVQIHIYRQNFQYKFALIPIKYFQKNKQIFLKIQKSPHQDIFERSNDLGLANEVLNIYKNSINFKKEVMKDDKLGIIYTRKYRFGYPFASPMIQSAVIETNKAPNYLISYNNGRYYNLQAKEVTGFLFQMPLDYVHITSNFTHARKHPVLKQIIRPHYGIDLRAKIGTPIKSAGSGKIISAGNKGGYGKAVEILHEGGFKTLYAHLSKIDPRIKVGNYVKQGQVIGRSGNTGISSGPHLHFGLYKNGRPINPLGSIKTTRSQLKGKEKEKFLQQAKDYKQRIDEGFAQLLQTQGT from the coding sequence ATGAGACATCTTATCCTCATTTTTTGCTTCTATCTTTTCTCCTATGGTGCCATAGGGGAAAATCGCGTTTGGCAAAATGGTTATACTTTTCTCAAATTTCTTGAAGACAACAAAATCCCGCTAAGACTTTATTACAATCTACCTGCAGAAGATCAAGAGTTGAGTGCAGAGATTTATGCTGGAGTGGAATATCAAGTTTTAAAAAATGAAAACAATGAGCTTTTACAGGCTCTGATTCCCATTGGAGATGATGTCCAAATCCATATCTATCGCCAAAACTTTCAATACAAATTTGCATTGATTCCTATCAAGTATTTTCAAAAAAACAAACAAATCTTTTTGAAAATCCAAAAATCCCCCCATCAAGACATTTTTGAACGCTCCAATGATCTTGGGTTGGCAAATGAAGTGCTCAACATCTACAAAAACAGCATTAATTTCAAAAAAGAAGTGATGAAAGACGACAAGCTAGGAATCATCTACACTAGAAAATACCGCTTTGGCTATCCGTTTGCTTCACCGATGATTCAATCTGCAGTCATAGAAACCAACAAAGCACCCAACTACCTCATCTCCTACAACAATGGACGCTATTACAATCTCCAAGCAAAAGAGGTCACGGGGTTTCTTTTCCAAATGCCTCTTGATTATGTCCATATCACTTCAAATTTTACACACGCTAGGAAACACCCTGTCTTGAAGCAAATCATACGCCCTCATTATGGGATCGATTTGCGTGCCAAAATCGGAACCCCCATCAAATCTGCTGGAAGTGGCAAAATCATCAGTGCAGGAAATAAGGGTGGATATGGAAAAGCCGTTGAGATTTTGCATGAGGGGGGATTTAAGACACTCTATGCACATTTGAGCAAAATCGATCCAAGAATCAAAGTCGGAAACTATGTCAAGCAAGGGCAAGTGATCGGCAGAAGTGGCAATACAGGCATTAGCTCTGGACCTCATCTACATTTTGGGCTATACAAAAACGGGCGTCCCATCAATCCATTGGGCAGTATCAAAACCACACGCAGTCAGCTCAAAGGCAAAGAGAAAGAGAAGTTTTTGCAACAAGCCAAAGACTACAAACAACGCATTGATGAAGGTTTCGCACAATTGCTTCAGACACAAGGGACTTGA
- a CDS encoding SPOR domain-containing protein → MDHNLDDILMEETTNPTPKKSKKTLAILVASVSLIVILLIVIFFFTKKETALNEELAKLDQQKLENFVDQSMQSMGQKEEDDFEKMIADVKIKHEASQKKQNETLEAEIAGETAPSKPNAPIQEAPIASKEPKTEAPKPKTEVPKTEIALAPKTEVAHKKEPKKTKPPKEITKPQIKQIPKGFYYQVGVFSGTPNANFTKKIAAFMHRVQQANSNGKVVKKYLIGPYASKAKALDDAQKIADSFGKYIIIEIK, encoded by the coding sequence ATGGACCACAACTTGGATGATATTTTGATGGAAGAAACAACCAATCCAACACCAAAGAAATCAAAGAAAACACTGGCTATTTTAGTTGCCTCAGTTTCTTTGATTGTGATTCTTTTGATTGTTATTTTTTTCTTTACCAAAAAAGAAACGGCACTCAATGAAGAGTTAGCTAAACTCGATCAACAAAAGCTTGAGAATTTTGTCGATCAATCAATGCAATCAATGGGGCAAAAAGAAGAAGATGATTTTGAGAAAATGATTGCCGATGTCAAAATCAAACACGAAGCAAGTCAAAAGAAACAAAACGAGACATTGGAAGCAGAGATAGCAGGTGAGACTGCTCCTAGCAAACCCAATGCACCCATCCAAGAAGCACCCATTGCTTCCAAAGAACCAAAGACTGAAGCACCTAAACCAAAAACTGAAGTCCCCAAAACAGAAATAGCTCTAGCCCCCAAAACAGAGGTGGCACACAAAAAAGAACCTAAAAAAACCAAGCCACCAAAAGAAATCACCAAACCGCAGATCAAGCAGATCCCAAAAGGTTTTTATTATCAAGTCGGAGTCTTTTCAGGCACACCCAACGCCAACTTCACCAAAAAGATTGCTGCCTTTATGCATAGAGTGCAACAAGCCAATAGCAATGGCAAAGTGGTCAAAAAATATCTGATCGGACCTTACGCCTCCAAAGCAAAGGCATTGGATGATGCACAAAAGATTGCGGATTCTTTTGGCAAATACATTATCATCGAGATCAAATAG
- a CDS encoding serine hydroxymethyltransferase: MNFEMQKDDLEIFNLINQEFERQNTHLELIASENFTFPSVLEAMGSILTNKYAEGYPHKRYYGGCEFVDQIEEIAIERAKKLFNASFANVQPHSGSQANNAVFNALLKPYDKILGMDLSHGGHLTHGAKVSSSGKTYQSFSYGVNLDGCIDYDEVYKIACTIKPQLIICGFSAYTKLLDFKRFKEIAEEVGAILMGDIAHVAGLVVADEYPHPLPFCDVVTTTTHKTLRGPRGGVILTNDEEIANKINRAIFPGTQGGPLMNLIAGKAVGFKENLKPQWKQYAQQIKLNINAMAETLIHNGFKLVGNGTENHLILMDFLQKEYSGKDADLALGNAGITVNKNTVPGETRSPFVTSGIRLGSPALTARGMQENDFKWIAQKITEVLNDIQNHNLQEKVRCEVKEYMQQFKIYTQPIY; the protein is encoded by the coding sequence ATGAACTTTGAAATGCAAAAAGATGACTTAGAGATTTTCAATCTCATCAATCAAGAATTTGAACGACAAAACACACATCTAGAGCTGATTGCGAGCGAAAACTTCACCTTCCCAAGCGTTCTTGAAGCAATGGGTAGCATTCTCACCAACAAATATGCAGAGGGCTATCCACACAAACGCTACTATGGTGGCTGTGAGTTTGTAGATCAAATCGAAGAGATAGCAATCGAGCGTGCAAAAAAACTCTTCAACGCCTCATTTGCCAATGTCCAACCCCATTCTGGCAGCCAAGCCAACAACGCCGTTTTTAATGCCTTGCTCAAACCCTATGACAAAATTTTGGGTATGGATCTAAGCCACGGCGGACATCTCACACATGGTGCCAAAGTAAGCTCAAGCGGCAAAACCTACCAAAGCTTTTCGTATGGTGTGAATCTAGATGGGTGCATCGATTATGATGAAGTGTATAAAATCGCCTGCACGATCAAACCTCAACTCATTATTTGTGGCTTCAGTGCTTATACCAAGCTGCTAGATTTCAAACGATTCAAAGAGATCGCAGAAGAAGTGGGGGCTATATTGATGGGAGATATTGCCCATGTTGCGGGGCTTGTCGTCGCTGATGAATATCCACATCCACTCCCATTTTGCGATGTTGTCACAACCACCACACACAAAACACTACGAGGACCACGAGGTGGAGTTATCCTCACCAATGACGAAGAGATTGCCAACAAAATCAATCGTGCGATTTTTCCCGGAACTCAAGGAGGACCATTGATGAATCTCATCGCAGGAAAAGCCGTGGGATTCAAAGAAAACCTCAAACCCCAATGGAAACAATACGCCCAACAAATCAAGCTCAATATCAATGCAATGGCTGAGACATTGATACACAATGGCTTCAAGCTTGTGGGCAATGGGACAGAAAATCATCTGATTTTGATGGATTTTTTGCAAAAAGAATATAGTGGCAAAGACGCCGATTTGGCTCTTGGCAATGCAGGGATCACCGTGAATAAAAACACGGTTCCCGGGGAGACACGATCGCCATTTGTCACAAGCGGTATTCGACTTGGCTCTCCGGCACTCACAGCAAGAGGAATGCAAGAAAACGACTTCAAATGGATCGCTCAAAAAATCACTGAAGTCTTAAATGATATTCAAAATCACAACTTGCAAGAAAAAGTTCGTTGTGAGGTTAAGGAATATATGCAACAATTTAAAATCTATACGCAACCCATTTATTAA
- the lysS gene encoding lysine--tRNA ligase — translation MFSNQYIKQRIQKGESLRALGKNPYSNTLERSIKNAMFLDKYKHLAQTEAQRDESVEESIVGRVKLERWMGKASFIKVEDSSGVLQVYFSKNELDTHFEMLKKHLEVGDIVYASGFPFLTKTGELSLHATKIEILTKSIVPLPEKFHGLSDVELRYRQRYLDLIVNPDVRQTFVMRSLIISHIRKFFESKGFLEVETPMLHPIPGGANARPFVTYHNALDIERYLRIAPELYLKRLIVGGFEAIFEINRNFRNEGMDHSHNPEFSMIEFYWAYKTYQDLITLTQELLSYLIDALDLPTQIPHGDDVIDFSQVSILTYKQALIEIGQIDASIVQDPTKLRDFLVAHHLPVTPQMSYGHLQSEAFDAFVEHKLINPTFITEYPIEISPLARRNDIDTTLADRFELFIGGKEIGNGFSELNDPLDQYERFKEQVKARDAGDEEAQYMDEDYVWALAHGMPPTAGQGIGIDRLVMLLTNNKSIKDVILFPAMKPSKMQFKPMEDSDEL, via the coding sequence ATGTTCAGTAATCAATACATCAAACAACGAATCCAAAAAGGCGAATCCCTAAGAGCATTGGGCAAAAATCCATACAGCAATACTTTGGAGCGTAGTATCAAAAACGCTATGTTTTTGGACAAATACAAACATCTCGCACAAACAGAAGCCCAACGCGATGAAAGCGTGGAGGAGAGTATTGTCGGGCGTGTCAAGCTAGAACGCTGGATGGGCAAAGCAAGTTTCATCAAGGTGGAAGATTCTAGTGGCGTTTTGCAAGTGTATTTTTCCAAAAATGAGCTAGATACACATTTTGAAATGCTCAAAAAACATCTAGAAGTTGGGGACATTGTTTATGCAAGTGGCTTTCCATTTCTAACCAAAACAGGAGAGCTAAGCCTACACGCCACAAAAATAGAGATACTCACCAAATCCATCGTCCCATTGCCCGAAAAATTTCACGGCTTAAGCGATGTGGAATTGCGTTATCGCCAAAGATACCTAGATCTCATCGTCAATCCCGATGTGCGTCAAACTTTTGTAATGCGTAGTCTGATCATTTCTCATATCCGCAAATTTTTTGAAAGCAAAGGATTTTTGGAAGTTGAAACCCCGATGCTCCACCCTATTCCAGGTGGTGCCAACGCGCGTCCATTTGTCACCTATCACAACGCCCTAGACATAGAGCGATACCTCAGAATCGCCCCTGAACTCTATCTCAAAAGGCTTATCGTTGGTGGCTTTGAAGCTATTTTTGAAATCAATCGCAACTTCAGAAACGAAGGGATGGACCATAGCCACAATCCCGAATTTAGTATGATTGAGTTTTATTGGGCTTACAAAACCTATCAAGACCTCATTACCCTCACCCAAGAACTTCTCTCCTACCTTATTGATGCCTTAGATCTCCCCACGCAGATTCCACACGGCGATGATGTGATTGATTTCTCTCAAGTCAGCATCCTCACCTACAAACAAGCATTGATTGAGATCGGGCAGATTGATGCTTCTATCGTGCAAGATCCGACCAAACTTCGAGATTTTTTAGTTGCACACCATCTACCTGTGACCCCACAAATGTCCTATGGACATCTCCAAAGCGAAGCATTTGATGCGTTTGTAGAGCATAAACTCATCAATCCCACTTTTATCACAGAATATCCCATTGAGATCAGCCCTCTTGCACGACGCAATGACATAGATACCACTCTAGCAGATCGCTTTGAATTGTTTATCGGTGGCAAAGAAATCGGCAATGGGTTTAGTGAGCTCAACGATCCACTCGATCAATACGAGCGATTCAAAGAACAAGTCAAAGCCAGAGATGCAGGAGATGAAGAGGCACAATATATGGACGAAGATTATGTGTGGGCACTTGCTCACGGAATGCCACCAACGGCTGGACAAGGCATCGGTATCGATCGCCTAGTAATGCTTCTTACCAACAACAAAAGTATCAAAGATGTGATCTTGTTTCCTGCGATGAAGCCAAGCAAAATGCAATTTAAACCTATGGAGGATAGCGATGAACTTTGA
- a CDS encoding CvpA family protein, whose protein sequence is MENFGYIDLILLGISVFYMYYGYKIGGIQSLCNLIGWLLGIFIASTFAHEAGNLFAQQVFDLRSTTANTLVGFILLLIVSILITKVISLILKHLLKIVLPSVLDHILGAIFETLKALTLISVALFFAFNLNFMTKAKAHFYQHSKIFPAMERFATLIINSKLIAQAPEHIQKAQETLKEVGNQIKEQGEVIIQDKQEQNTQESLQEQSNQATPSTKEQSDVQ, encoded by the coding sequence ATGGAAAATTTTGGTTATATTGATTTGATATTGCTAGGCATTAGCGTGTTTTATATGTATTATGGCTACAAAATAGGGGGGATTCAGAGTCTTTGCAATTTGATCGGCTGGCTTTTGGGTATTTTCATCGCCTCAACTTTTGCCCACGAAGCCGGTAACCTTTTTGCTCAACAAGTCTTTGATCTCCGCTCAACGACAGCCAATACTTTGGTAGGCTTCATCCTTTTGCTCATCGTTTCAATCCTTATCACCAAAGTGATCAGCTTGATTCTCAAGCACTTATTAAAGATCGTTCTACCCTCTGTTTTGGATCATATTTTGGGTGCGATCTTTGAGACATTAAAAGCCCTCACCCTGATCTCTGTCGCTTTGTTTTTTGCTTTTAATCTCAACTTTATGACCAAGGCAAAGGCACATTTTTATCAACATAGCAAAATCTTTCCTGCAATGGAACGCTTCGCCACACTTATCATCAACTCCAAACTCATCGCCCAAGCACCCGAGCATATTCAAAAAGCCCAAGAGACACTCAAAGAAGTGGGCAATCAGATAAAAGAGCAAGGGGAAGTAATCATTCAAGACAAGCAAGAGCAAAATACCCAAGAATCATTGCAAGAGCAAAGCAATCAAGCTACACCATCAACTAAGGAACAATCTGATGTTCAGTAA
- the lnt gene encoding apolipoprotein N-acyltransferase → MKEVFGDFLTRRIGEVYLAFVFVLPLYLVWLFEFHLPPLLGTFQTQNILYFLNTCFGLISFYVFLTLPSRSAWGFGFWVGLLSFYWVGYSFVYFGFSYLVIPIALFVASVYMVILRCALWFEHIILRSVALLSLSYIHPFEFDWFVPDSLFAYSFVGVHKWQLVLVVCGLMIWKSNRDFWRFVAIVPLCLALELPKDKSHLFDNAIAVSTHISQDIKWQRQNAQALAQENFLQIVNALRQKKTLIVLPETAFPFVLKLSPYYELIRDLSQEATIVVGAMSSRNDRVYNSTYVFQNKKVQIFDKVVLAPFGEKIPLPDFLSSLLRKVFLDTEAPPFDVGKTFGYFEYQGTPIKSLICYEGTSSAAYQDAPQFLVVISNNAWFPDSIEPALQKNLMKYYARLYGSTILHSSNGSPSFVLYP, encoded by the coding sequence ATGAAAGAAGTTTTTGGGGATTTTCTCACGCGGAGGATTGGTGAAGTTTATCTAGCCTTTGTTTTTGTTTTGCCATTGTATTTGGTTTGGCTGTTTGAGTTTCATTTGCCTCCATTGCTTGGCACATTTCAGACACAAAATATTTTGTATTTTTTGAACACTTGTTTTGGCTTGATCAGTTTCTATGTCTTTTTGACTTTGCCTAGTCGCAGTGCTTGGGGCTTTGGATTTTGGGTGGGGTTGCTGTCGTTTTATTGGGTGGGGTATTCGTTTGTGTATTTTGGTTTTTCTTATTTGGTGATTCCTATTGCTTTGTTTGTGGCTAGTGTTTATATGGTGATTTTGCGATGTGCTTTGTGGTTTGAACATATCATTTTGCGTTCTGTGGCTCTTTTGTCTTTGAGCTATATCCACCCATTTGAGTTTGATTGGTTTGTGCCAGATAGTTTGTTTGCCTATAGTTTTGTGGGTGTGCATAAGTGGCAGTTGGTGCTTGTGGTTTGTGGGTTGATGATTTGGAAAAGCAATCGCGATTTTTGGCGTTTTGTGGCGATAGTGCCTTTGTGCTTGGCTTTGGAGTTGCCAAAGGATAAAAGTCATCTTTTTGATAATGCAATCGCAGTTTCTACCCACATTTCTCAAGACATCAAATGGCAAAGGCAAAATGCTCAAGCTCTTGCACAAGAAAACTTTTTGCAGATTGTCAATGCTTTGCGACAAAAGAAAACCTTGATTGTTTTGCCTGAGACTGCATTTCCATTTGTGCTGAAGCTTAGCCCTTATTATGAGCTGATTAGGGATTTGAGCCAAGAGGCGACGATTGTCGTGGGAGCGATGAGCAGTCGCAATGATCGCGTTTATAACTCAACTTATGTTTTTCAAAACAAAAAGGTGCAGATTTTTGACAAAGTCGTCCTCGCTCCATTTGGAGAAAAAATCCCATTGCCTGATTTTTTGTCCTCATTGTTGAGAAAGGTGTTTTTGGATACTGAAGCCCCTCCTTTTGATGTGGGCAAGACTTTTGGATATTTTGAATATCAAGGCACACCAATCAAAAGTCTCATTTGTTATGAAGGCACAAGTTCTGCGGCTTATCAAGACGCCCCCCAATTTCTTGTAGTCATCAGCAACAATGCGTGGTTTCCTGATAGCATTGAACCAGCTTTGCAAAAGAATCTGATGAAATATTATGCAAGATTGTATGGAAGCACGATTTTGCATTCTAGCAATGGCTCACCGAGTTTTGTGCTATATCCTTGA
- a CDS encoding DUF5666 domain-containing protein, which produces MANHLINIRAAHPLGFESLEDSPLHDNPSPMPKFCPPSPLDNHRLFSLHKLIGGTMPHIAKITLFALVFSQTLHASDIKGLIQSINDSDKTISVNHTIIKVIPYTEIERESCRGDWDMPQQFKDIKIGDYVKIDIFYNENQIVAKEIEIKCLD; this is translated from the coding sequence GTGGCAAATCATCTAATCAACATAAGAGCAGCACACCCTCTAGGCTTTGAGAGTCTAGAGGATAGCCCTTTGCACGACAACCCCTCCCCTATGCCCAAATTTTGCCCACCCTCCCCTCTTGACAATCATCGCCTTTTCTCTCTACACAAACTCATAGGAGGCACAATGCCACACATAGCCAAAATCACTCTATTTGCTCTTGTATTTTCACAGACGCTTCACGCCTCAGACATCAAAGGCTTGATACAATCTATCAATGATTCTGACAAAACAATCTCTGTCAATCACACAATCATCAAAGTAATCCCATACACGGAAATCGAACGCGAATCTTGCAGAGGCGATTGGGATATGCCACAACAATTCAAAGATATAAAAATCGGTGATTATGTCAAGATTGATATTTTTTATAATGAAAATCAAATAGTTGCCAAAGAAATCGAAATCAAATGTTTGGATTGA
- a CDS encoding DUF5666 domain-containing protein, with protein MKKLIGFSMLLCASLAFADDFEGVIEQIDDTNKTITINGVAIKILPQTKIEEDSCWMPWDISKRFADLKVGDIVEVDLMHHNNMGAAKKVEIQCVRNRAY; from the coding sequence ATGAAAAAGCTCATTGGATTCTCAATGCTTCTGTGTGCCTCTTTGGCATTTGCAGATGATTTTGAAGGGGTAATCGAGCAGATTGATGACACCAACAAAACAATCACTATCAATGGGGTCGCAATCAAAATCCTCCCTCAAACCAAAATCGAGGAGGACTCTTGCTGGATGCCTTGGGATATTTCCAAAAGATTTGCCGATCTCAAAGTCGGCGATATTGTCGAAGTCGATTTGATGCACCACAACAATATGGGTGCTGCCAAAAAAGTGGAGATCCAATGTGTGCGTAATCGTGCATACTAA
- a CDS encoding DUF5666 domain-containing protein, with protein MKKLGLLFLIAGSLFAGNYGVIESIDGNNKTIKVNNTTIKVLPYTQIRQKGCGQDYQGYHGHHGIPKTFADLAVGQAVKIGFLGAENNMLVAKKIKIQCNRAY; from the coding sequence ATGAAAAAACTTGGACTTTTGTTTCTCATCGCAGGTTCATTGTTTGCAGGAAATTACGGCGTCATCGAATCTATCGATGGCAACAACAAAACCATCAAGGTCAATAATACGACAATCAAGGTGTTGCCTTATACACAAATCAGGCAAAAAGGATGTGGGCAAGACTATCAAGGTTATCACGGACATCATGGTATCCCCAAAACTTTTGCAGATCTAGCAGTGGGACAAGCTGTCAAAATCGGATTTTTGGGTGCCGAAAACAACATGCTAGTCGCCAAAAAAATCAAAATCCAATGCAATCGTGCATACTAG
- a CDS encoding DUF5666 domain-containing protein, protein MKKFALIAGLSLSCALASDITGIITGIDNGKKTITINKTAIKVVPYTKIELDSCGIGWDSAKKFSDLKKGDLVEVDLMNDGNGFVAEEIEIKCRENRAY, encoded by the coding sequence ATGAAAAAATTCGCATTAATTGCAGGATTAAGCTTAAGTTGTGCTTTGGCATCAGACATTACAGGGATCATCACAGGGATTGACAATGGCAAAAAAACCATCACAATCAACAAAACAGCCATCAAAGTGGTGCCTTATACAAAAATCGAGCTTGATTCTTGTGGTATCGGCTGGGATAGTGCCAAAAAATTCTCAGATCTCAAAAAAGGGGATTTGGTAGAAGTAGATCTGATGAATGATGGCAATGGATTTGTCGCAGAAGAAATCGAAATCAAATGCCGCGAAAATCGCGCTTACTAA